In Hemicordylus capensis ecotype Gifberg chromosome 3, rHemCap1.1.pri, whole genome shotgun sequence, one DNA window encodes the following:
- the LOC128350506 gene encoding uncharacterized protein LOC128350506, translating to MLYLLGNYERNITYRVRIIAIFKTFHSWSIYTVDTKDTQQRKIDQLRTPALLTLSRNAADNWRRFRQEFDLFLKASGAVQEEDEQKDPGLRRRLLENSDLNLEKSISICQASELTQARLQVLEGNQNYATVDSLRQPHSKKSLQQHNRMEASGLNCTRTCQSESAKNYVNDCSSCGVEQQFRQCPAFGNTCHICKKQAHFAKVCRQAQTVAIKNKVSVFCKVEKASELLCTEKTLTLAQWRPFMW from the exons ATGCTGTACTTACTTGGGAATTATGAAAGGAACATTACTTACAGAGTTAGAATAATTGCTATCTTCAAAACATTTCACAG CTGGAGTATTTATACAGTAGACACCAAGGACACACAACAAAGAAAGATAGACCAGCTCAGAACTCCAGCACTTCTCACTCTTTCCAGGAATGCAGCAGACAACTGGAGAAGATTCAGACAAGAATTTGACCTCTTTCTGAAGGCAAGTGGAGCTGTTCAGGAGGAGGATGAACAAAAG GATCCAGGCCTGAGAAGAAGATTACTTGAGAATTCCGATTTAAACTTGGAAAAGTCAATCAGCATTTGCCAGGCTTCCGAACTAACACAGGCCAGACTACAAGTTTTGGAGGGAAACCAAAACTATGCAACAGTAGACTCTCTTAGACAGCCTCACAGCAAAAAGAGTCTGCAACAACACAACAGAATGGAAGCTTCTGGTTTAAACTGTACTAGAACTTGTCAAAGTGAATCTGCAAAAAactatgtgaatgactgttcaaGCTGTGGAGTTGAACAGCAATTCAGGCAATGCCCTGCTTTTGGAAATACTTGCCATATTTGCAAAAAGCAGGCTCACTTTGCAAAAGTCTGCAGACAAGCACAAACTGTGGCTATAAAAAACAAAGTATCAGTGTTCTGCAAGGTGGAGAAAGCATCAGAGCTCCTTTGCACAGAGAAGACTTTAACATTAGCACAGTGGAGACCTTTTATGTGGTAA